In the Desulfuromonas sp. DDH964 genome, CTCTGTCTGCCGCTGCCGGTGCTGGGTGCCGAGGCCGCCCCGGCCCGGGTGCTGTTGCGCCGGCGGGCGCCATGAAGCGGCCGGGCGGGAAGTCAGTCCGCGGCCATGGCGCCGATGAGCGCGGTAATGGGGCTCTCCAGGCTTACCCCGCCGCAGTCGAGGTAGATGGTGCCCGCCGTGATGGTGATTTCCCAGACGATGCCCCGTTCCAGGTGCGTCCCGAGCGCCTGCAGGAAGGACGGTTCGAGGGTGAAAACCTGGAGGTTGCCCAGGGCGGAGAGGCGGGGGAGGTGCTGTTCGGTCCAGCGTGGCAGCCCCTTGCCGCAGGCGAGCAGGATAACCCGGCCGGCGTGGCGGCTCGCCTTGGTCAGTCGCTCGGCGTCGGGGAGCCCGACCTCGATCCAGGTCGCGACCCGGCCATCCGGTCCCTTGCGCCAGAGGTCGGGTTCATCTCCGGCGGAAATCCCGCGGCTGAATGCGAGCCCCTCTTCGTAACAGAGCGCATAGGCCAACAGGCGCGCCACCAGCCGTTCGGCGGTCTCCGACGGATGCCGCGCGAGGGTCACGCTGAGCTGTTCGTAACAGCCGCGGTCGATATCGGCGAGCTGCAGGGTGGCACGGTAAATGGTCGGGGGGAGGGCCATGGGGTCTCTTTTCGATCAGGACCGGAGTAACAAGGAGGTCAGACCCGCAAGGAGTTATCCGGGAATCAAGGTTTTTTCCTGGCGCTGCCATTCCCCTTTAACAGGTCGGCAAAGGTACCCATGCCGCCGCCGGCCGGGCGGTCACTGTAGGAGTTCGGGGTATCAGCCGCCGTCTCCTCCGCGGCCGGCAGCAGGGAAATGCGGCGCTGGTCCAGGTCGATCTTTTCGATGGTGA is a window encoding:
- a CDS encoding YaeQ family protein, with amino-acid sequence MALPPTIYRATLQLADIDRGCYEQLSVTLARHPSETAERLVARLLAYALCYEEGLAFSRGISAGDEPDLWRKGPDGRVATWIEVGLPDAERLTKASRHAGRVILLACGKGLPRWTEQHLPRLSALGNLQVFTLEPSFLQALGTHLERGIVWEITITAGTIYLDCGGVSLESPITALIGAMAAD